A DNA window from Streptomyces canus contains the following coding sequences:
- a CDS encoding AAA family ATPase yields the protein MTVDRTTAYATTSGVALPEQPAAPAVQLRGACHAAPVVRDLRDRGGRSPRALLFGPKDLVVITGLPGSGKSTLMRRAVGGIRIDSQDTRDRWDGRLSRLLPYAVYRPLVRLAHYAGLRGALRSGEGVVVHDCGTQAWVRGWLAREARRRGGTLHLLLLDVTADTALEGQRERGRGVSRYAFLRHRGAASRLIRSVERGDLPQGCGSAVLIDRDAADVLRRIGFTG from the coding sequence ATGACGGTGGACAGGACCACGGCGTACGCGACGACCTCGGGCGTCGCGCTGCCGGAGCAGCCTGCGGCCCCGGCCGTCCAGCTCCGCGGCGCGTGCCACGCGGCCCCGGTCGTCCGCGACCTGCGCGACCGCGGGGGCCGCAGTCCGCGCGCTCTGCTCTTCGGCCCCAAGGACCTCGTCGTCATCACCGGCTTGCCCGGCAGCGGCAAGTCCACGCTGATGAGGCGGGCGGTGGGCGGGATCCGGATCGACTCCCAGGACACCCGTGACCGCTGGGACGGCCGGCTGTCCCGCTTACTGCCGTACGCCGTCTACCGCCCCCTGGTCCGGCTCGCGCACTACGCCGGACTGCGCGGTGCCCTGCGCTCCGGCGAGGGAGTCGTGGTCCACGACTGCGGGACGCAGGCCTGGGTGCGCGGCTGGCTGGCCCGCGAGGCCCGGCGCCGGGGCGGCACCCTGCACCTGCTGCTGCTCGACGTCACGGCGGACACCGCGCTGGAGGGCCAGCGCGAGCGCGGCCGAGGCGTCTCGCGGTACGCCTTCCTGCGGCACCGGGGCGCTGCCTCCCGGCTGATCCGCTCCGTGGAGCGCGGTGACCTGCCACAGGGCTGCGGTTCGGCGGTGCTGATCGACCGGGACGCCGCGGACGTGCTGCGGCGGATCGGCTTCACGGGCTGA
- a CDS encoding enhanced serine sensitivity protein SseB — protein sequence MDFPADLPADFPAPAHPHPHPHGGWPGNELEEVLSASLGMPSAGGRIIEVLGRSFVWIPLPNGGGPHSGPLDLPTLEIAGQAFVPVFSSEEQFRQVVGSHLSYTIAPAVEFARGLPPHVGIAVNPDGVVGVPLPPAAVADLCRVGRTPLDGPNTGGRVKLYEPDWQDDPVDFLAAASAEFAATGVVLTARRCLAAIETADPVMFVGVELSQWEGDLRTLPMDALGRALGTTPVPWPVNLVLLDVADDPVGHWMREQVRPFYTQG from the coding sequence ATGGACTTCCCGGCGGATCTTCCCGCGGACTTTCCAGCACCGGCACACCCGCACCCTCATCCGCACGGCGGATGGCCCGGCAACGAACTGGAGGAGGTGCTCTCGGCCTCCCTCGGCATGCCCTCGGCGGGCGGGCGGATCATCGAGGTGCTGGGCCGCAGCTTCGTCTGGATCCCCCTGCCGAACGGCGGCGGTCCGCACAGCGGCCCCCTCGATCTGCCCACCCTGGAGATCGCGGGTCAGGCCTTCGTCCCGGTCTTCAGCTCCGAGGAGCAGTTCCGCCAGGTCGTCGGCAGCCATCTGTCGTACACCATCGCCCCGGCGGTCGAGTTCGCCCGCGGCCTGCCCCCGCACGTGGGCATCGCGGTGAACCCCGACGGGGTGGTCGGCGTCCCCCTCCCGCCGGCCGCGGTCGCCGACCTCTGCCGCGTGGGCCGCACCCCGCTGGACGGCCCCAACACCGGTGGCCGGGTCAAGCTCTACGAGCCGGACTGGCAGGACGACCCGGTCGACTTCCTGGCAGCCGCGTCGGCCGAGTTCGCGGCCACGGGAGTGGTCCTCACGGCCCGCCGCTGCCTGGCCGCGATCGAGACGGCCGACCCGGTGATGTTCGTGGGCGTCGAACTCTCCCAGTGGGAGGGCGATCTGCGCACCCTCCCGATGGACGCCCTCGGCAGGGCCCTGGGGACGACTCCGGTTCCCTGGCCGGTCAACCTGGTTCTGCTGGACGTGGCGGACGACCCGGTGGGCCACTGGATGCGCGAACAGGTACGCCCCTTCTATACCCAGGGCTAG
- a CDS encoding enhanced serine sensitivity protein SseB C-terminal domain-containing protein produces the protein MLRQVTPGRYDAYEALLRALATPNSGQIWMLLWHGQAGSPDAQYGNMEVDGYGYAPCVTSAQELSASGWNRSYEVVDGIDVARTLYPDQYGLWLNPHAPGGGLGIPWLDLRRIATGLERQPAGPLRLSEPGIEIPQFYALLVQNAHRTPAVRSLRRAWVQPALGAPYLAIGLDVYDTSPSAVDSVRAMMQQSIGAVPDGLPVSTVAMSDDYDPVALWMRAGARPFYDREAHGSPAQAPVSGYGYPPPRGGY, from the coding sequence ATGCTGCGCCAGGTGACCCCCGGGCGCTACGACGCCTACGAGGCACTGCTGCGCGCCCTGGCGACCCCGAACTCCGGCCAGATCTGGATGCTCCTGTGGCACGGCCAGGCCGGCTCCCCGGACGCCCAGTACGGGAACATGGAGGTCGACGGCTACGGCTACGCCCCCTGTGTGACCTCGGCCCAGGAGTTGAGCGCCAGCGGCTGGAACCGTTCGTACGAAGTGGTCGACGGCATCGACGTGGCCCGCACCCTCTACCCCGACCAGTACGGCCTCTGGCTCAACCCGCACGCCCCCGGCGGCGGCCTCGGCATTCCCTGGCTCGATCTGCGCCGCATCGCCACCGGCCTCGAGCGCCAGCCCGCGGGGCCGCTCAGGCTGTCGGAACCCGGCATCGAGATCCCCCAGTTCTACGCGCTGCTCGTGCAGAACGCCCACCGCACCCCGGCGGTCCGCTCACTGCGCCGCGCCTGGGTGCAGCCGGCGCTCGGTGCGCCGTATCTCGCGATCGGCCTGGACGTGTACGACACCAGTCCCTCGGCCGTGGACTCGGTGCGCGCGATGATGCAGCAGTCCATCGGCGCCGTCCCGGACGGGCTCCCGGTGTCGACCGTGGCGATGTCCGACGACTACGACCCGGTGGCGCTGTGGATGCGTGCCGGTGCCCGCCCCTTCTACGACCGCGAGGCCCACGGATCCCCCGCGCAGGCCCCAGTGTCCGGGTACGGCTACCCACCGCCCCGTGGTGGTTACTGA